One Betta splendens chromosome 8, fBetSpl5.4, whole genome shotgun sequence DNA segment encodes these proteins:
- the cacna1ha gene encoding voltage-dependent T-type calcium channel subunit alpha-1H isoform X2: MTDGEGRVRFQYAEEQEQEEEVQEEVRLAIPTPYRSNPPGCDEEEEEEEEEVKWRRRRTRSRSGGDWSPEVQEHEEELEVGPTLGVRITAPIRDPDCVSEEEEQQPYPALSPMAFFCLKQTTRPRNWCLRVVCNPWFEHVSMLVILLNCVTLGMFQPCGDVKCQTEWCQILQVLDDCIFAFFAVEMVIKMVALGIFGSNCYLGDKWNQLDFVIVMAGVMEYSLDGQNASLSAIRTVRVLRPLRAINRVPSMRILVTLLLDTLPMLGNVLLLCFFVFFIFGIVGVQLWAGLLRNRCFLGDEDVRTIYNLSINRYYMTEEGEDNPFICSAARENGMRRCHDVPRYSEGGAECSLAPPHPPSSLIGPALAAGGASVNGCINWNLYYNVCRPGDLNPHKGAVNFDNIGYAWIAIFQVITLEGWVDIMYYVMDAHSFYNFIYFILLIIVGSFFMINLCLVVIATQFSETKQRENALMREQRARYMSNDSTLASYSEPGSCYEEMLRYISHLYRKFTRRMQRLYSGWHSKRRKKVNPNGSSGGSNGGNGHGHSSNRGCGGSGSAVWLRPIYNLLQHHQHQHCRLSNGGQHTVGVAAAEHTDGGGGEELEMKSLSVPRGSTNGGGGGANPAAVAHSMGALLRRLNGGMNYPTILPSFVCSYSSKTPPPHSQQRETSAEQHPSNHSTSEHAETLNKLHQLMGQHSRQRLLYQLAGVVPSPLLLELLSCPPCARSLETLELELGDLEGGRGEVDGLHDFPQGGDLRGGRGRGRRRGVVEYKNGVVQAWVDFREKLRRIVESKYFNRGIMIAILVNTLSMGIEYHEQPKELTDVLEISNIVFTSMFVLEMGFMLLAFGFFGYIRNPYNIFDSIIVIISVWEIIGQADGGLSVLRTFRLLRVLKLVRFLPALRRQLVVLMKTMDNVATFCMLLMLFIFTFSILGMHLFGCKFSLRTENGDTIPDRKNFDSLLWAIVTVFQILTQEDWNVVLYNGMASTSPWAALYFVALMTFGNYVLFNLLVAILVEGFQAEGDANRSESDDEKKSDNFEEDEKVEQLRDTELKMYSLMMTANGHVDPRGSLPPPIIMRTAATPMPTPKSSLGPESVLGDELVYREGVSQYGELGLSLSEARAGHSESRRGSSASMDPAAYDQRSLNLSSPGRRSPLPPRGSGSSWGSRRSSWNSLGRAPSLKRRDPSGERESLLSGEGGEEDDGRDEREEAGGNNRLRPGSLELLQASALCPSVAVEYSDCNGRTLTYDPICDPKEDSSPEDDMDDDSSLCYWLKREIDSMKPRWCREHEDWTLYLFSPENQLRVWCQGLISHRMFDHVVLVFIFLNCITIALERPDIQAHSGERIFLSVSNYIFTVIFLAEMAIKVVALGFCFGKQNYLQSSWNILDGLLVFVSLVDILVSLAYTSGNRILGILRVLRLLRTLRPLRVISRAPGLKLVVETLITSLRPIGNIVLICCAFFIVFGILGVQLFKGKFYHCEGLDTKNITNKSDCEQANYRWIRRKYNFDNLIQALMSLFVLSCKDGWVNIMYDGLDAVGVDQQPVRNHNPWMLLYFISFLLIVSFFVLNMFVGVVVENFHKCRQDQEEEEARLREEKRLKMMEKKHRKAKQRPYYADYSPVRLWIHTLCTSHYLDLFITFIICINVFTMSVEHYNQPQYLEEVLKYCNYVFTCIFIVEALLKLVAFGIHRFFKDRWNQLDVAIVALSIMGIILEELKMNAALPINPTIIRIMRVLRIARVLKLLKMATGMRALLDTVMQALPQVGNLGLLFMLLFFIYAALGVELFGKLECNDNNPCEGLSRHATFENFGMAFLTLFRVSTGDNWNGIMKDTLRDCRPEDSHCLTYLPLVSPIYFVTFVLMAQFVLVNVVVAVLMKHLEESNKEAKEEAEMDAEIALEMEMERQRRLSTTSNSSAGGTYVGPCPNSPGQEDEANDGHDASSRKMSVSRMHSLPNDSYMFRPVRPASAPHPLQEVDVSPQHQHSGSVTSVRSQPCERRCLLQVPDASPARRQPPPALPLPHIAPPTPSPSPRTLHRQVAVKVDSVESQGFEQQERPGPIYLPPPSPSSLSPHASSPSLPPPPPSSPSALSLPPCSPSAFSLPPPPSSPVLLLPPPPSPRLPSRHSSLRRHRPPSAASLRDPADEEVYHITSSACHRWRGEDGGGQESRAKAARSHSLSPYTTPYSPDSKSTARPPPPQLPSCSSRSALSLLGAGLKDRDFRKGFSADTQALLDAPPPSLCAGYSDDQRRHSIEVCLPQVITGEQPGTGQEARRPEKGGPFPVRVQSVGGGHRKKKMSPPCISIHPPSEREAPPNASPPKLADCSMLLRRRTPSYDLTPHLRANADASADAPAQSPLHATLTPGHATPPAPSPTRSLTPSPTPTHAYAAPPPSTPTHPHIPMSPNVFIQPRAPLFASPAPFSQPQTRSPIAVGYNSLPRFTFDQPQSRYMSLSDTDSEPCSSPFDNRLGNGAGFSAKNRRTAQ, encoded by the exons GTTTTGGACGACTGTATATTTGCTTTCTTTGCTGTGGAGATGGTCATCAAGATGGTGGCCCTGGGAATTTTCGGGTCCAATTGTTACCTTGGAGACAAGTGGAACCAGCTTGACTTCGTCATCGTCATGGCAGG GGTGATGGAGTATTCTCTGGATGGGCAGAACGCCAGCCTGTCGGCCATTCGGACCGTGCGAGTGCTCCGGCCACTGCGAGCCATCAACAGAGTCCCAA GTATGCGGATCTTGgtgacgctgctgctggacacgctGCCCATGCTGGGGAacgtcctcctgctctgcttctttgtctttttcattttcgGCATTGTGGGAGTCCAGCTGTGGGCGGGTCTTCTGCGCAACCGCTGCTTTCTGGGAGATGAAGACGTTCGAAC GATTTACAACTTGTCCATAAATCGTTACTACATGACAGAAGAGGGTGAGGACAACCCGTTCATCTGTTCCGCTGCCCGTGAGAACGGGATGAGGCGCTGCCATGATGTCCCGCGTTACTCCGAGGGCGGGGCCGAGTGCTCATTGGCCCCTCCCCACCCACCGTCGTCCCTGATTGGCCCGGCCCTCGCAGCAGGAGGGGCCAGTGTTAACGGCTGCATCAACTGGAACCTGTACTACAACGTGTGTCGCCCCGGTGACTTGAACCCTCACAAAGGAGCCGTCAACTTTGATAACATTGGCTACGCCTGGATAGCCATATTCCAG GTTATTACGCTGGAAGGATGGGTGGATATCATGTACTATGTCATGGATGCACACTCCTTCTacaattttatatattttatattactcATTATT GTGGGCTCTTTCTTCATGATCAACTTGTGCCTCGTGGTCATCGCCACCCAGTTCTCTGAGACGAAGCAGAGGGAGAACGCTCTGATGCGGGAGCAGCGAGCGCGCTACATGTCCAACGACTCCACGCTCGCCAGCTACAGCGAGCCGGGCTCGTGCTACGAGGAGATGCTGCGCTACATCAGCCACCTTTACCGGAAGTTTACCCGCAGGATGCAGAGGTTATACTCTGGATGGCACAG CAAACGGCGTAAAAAGGTCAATCCTAATGGAAGCAGCGGAGGCAGCAATGGAGGTAACGGACACGGCCACAGTTCCAACAGGGGCTGCGGAGGCTCCGGCAGCGCAGTGTGGTTGAGACCCATCTATAACCTCCTacagcaccatcagcaccagcactgtCGCCTCAGCAACGGCGGGCAGCACACCGTCGGCGTGGCGGCCGCTGAGCACACGGATGGAGGCGgcggggaggagctggagatgaaGTCGCTCTCCGTCCCCAGAGGAAGCAcaaacggcggcggcggcggagccaaTCCCGCCGCCGTCGCTCACAGCATGGGGGCGCTGCTCCGGCGGCTCAACGGCGGCATGAACTACCCCACCATCCTGCCGTCTTTCGtgtgcagctacagcagcaagACCCCGCCGCCCCACTCCCAGCAGCGCGAGACCAGTGCTGAGCAGCACCCGTCCAACCATTCAACATCTGAGCACGCAGAGACACTGAACAAGCTCCACCAGCTGATGGGACAGCACA GTCGCCAGAGGCTGCTGTACCAGCTGGCGGGTGTGGTGCCCAGccccctgctgctggagctgctcagctgCCCTCCGTGCGCCCGCAGCCTGGagacgctggagctggagctgggagacctggagggaggcaggggggaGGTGGACGGCCTGCACGACTTCCCCCAG GGGGGCGATTTGAGAGGCGGGAGAGGTCGGGGGAGACGGCGGGGCGTCGTGGAATACAAAAATGGAGTGGTTCAGGCCTGGGTGGACTTCAGGGAGAAGCTGAGGCGGATCGTGGAGAGTAAATACTTCAACCGAGGGATCATGATCGCTATCCTCGTCAATACTCTGAGCATGGGGATCGAGTATCACGAGCAG ccaaAGGAGCTGACTGATGTGTTGGAAATCAGCAACATAGTCTTCACCAGCATGTTTGTGCTGGAGATGGGCTTCATGCTGCTGGCCTTTGGGTTTTTCGGCTACATAAGGAACCCGTACAACATCTTCGATagcatcatcgtcatcatcag CGTGTGGGAAATTATAGGCCAGGCAGACGGCGGGCTGTCGGTGCTGCGGACCTTCCGCCTGCTGCGGGTGCTGAAGCTGGTCCGCTTTCTGCCAGCGCTGAGGAGGCAGCTGGTGGTGCTGATGAAGACCATGGACAACGTGGCCACGTTCTgcatgctgctgatgcttttcattttcacctTCAG CATACTGGGCATGCATCTGTTCGGCTGTAAGTTCAGCCTCCGCACGGAGAATGGAGACACTATCCCCGACCGCAAGAACTTTGACTCCCTCCTCTGGGCCATCGTCACCGTATTCCAG ATTCTTACCCAGGAGGACTGGAATGTGGTGTTGTATAACGGCATGGCCTCCACCTCTCCATGGGCAGCGCTCTACTTTGTGGCTCTCATGACGTTTGGAAACTATGTGCTCTTTAATTTGCTAGTGGCCATCTTGGTTGAGGGTTTCCAGGCTGAG GGTGATGCCAACAGGTCTGAGTCCGATGATGAGAAGAAATCAGACAACTTTGAGGAAGATGAGAAGGTGGAGCAGCTCAGAGACACTG AGCTAAAGATGTACTCCCTCATGATGACAGCAAATGGCCACGTTGACCCTCGTGGCTCACTGCCGCCTCCCATAATCATGCGCACGGCAGCCACCCCCATGCCGACTCCTAAGAGCTCTCTGGGGCCCGAGTCTGTCCTGGGGGATGAGCTCGTGTACAGGGAGGGGGTGTCTCAGTATGGCGAGCTTGGACTGAGCTTGTCTGAGGCAAGAGCAGGTCATAGCGAGTCTCGCCGGGGGAGCTCCGCCTCCATGGACCCCGCGGCCTACGACCAGCGTTCTCTG AACCTCTCGAGTCCCGGCCGGCGCTCCCCTCTTCCTCCGCGTGGCTCTGGCAGTTCGTGGGGGAGCCGTCGCTCCAGCTGGAACAGCCTGGGCCGGGCGCCGAGCCTCAAGAGGCGAGACCCCagcggagagagggagagcctGTTGTCCGGGGAGGGGGGCGAGGAGGACGATGGCAGGGACGAAAGGGAGGAGGCCGGGGGAAACAACAGATTACGACCGGGgtccctggagctgctgcaggcgtcTGCTCTCTGCCCCTCTGTAGCCGTGGAGTACAGCGACTGTAACGGACGAACCCTGACCTACGACCCCATCTGCGACCCCAAGGAGGACTCCTCGCCAGAGGATGACATGGATGATGAT AGTTCCTTGTGCTATTGGCTCAAAAGGGAGATCGACAGCATGAAGCCCCGCTGGTGCAGAGAGCACGAAGACTGGACTCTGTATCTGTTCTCTCCAGAAAACCA GTTACGCGTGTGGTGCCAAGGTCTGATCTCGCACAGAATGTTCGACCACGTGGTTCTGGTTTTCATCTTCCTGAACTGCATCACTATTGCTCTGGAGCGGCCTGACATCCAGGCACACAGCGGG GAACGAATATTTCTGAGCGTGTCCAACTACATTTTCACTGTGATTTTCCTGGCAGAGATGGCCATTAAG GTGGTGGCTCTCGGTTTCTGCTTCGGGAAGCAGAACTACCTCCAGTCCAGCTGGAACATTTTGGACGGCTTGTTGGTGTTCGTGTCTCTGGTGGACATCCTAGTGTCTCTGGCCTACACTAGTGGAAACAGGATCCTGGGCATCCTCAGAGTCCTGCGCCTGCTGCGGACCTTACGCCCACTGAG GGTGATCAGTCGAGCTCCAGGGTTGAAGCTAGTTGTGGAGACTCTCATCACCTCCCTCAGACCCATCGGGAACATTGTGCTCATCTGCTGCGCCTTCTTCATTGTCTTTGGAATCTTGGGCGTGCAG CTGTTCAAAGGGAAGTTCTATCACTGTGAAGGTCTGGACACAAAGAACATCACCAATAAGTCGGACTGTGAGCAGGCAAATTACCGCTGGATACGAAGGAAGTACAACTTTGACAACCTGATTCAG GCCCTGATGTCATTATTTGTACTGTCGTGTAAGGACGGCTGGGTCAACATCATGTATGATGGGCTAGACGCAGTGGGTGTGGACCAGCAG CCTGTGAGAAACCACAACCCCTGGATGCTGCTCTacttcatctccttcctcctcatcgtcagCTTCTTCGTCCTCAACATGTTCGTTGGTGTCGTGGTGGAGAACTTCCACAAGTGCCGGCAGgaccaggaagaggaggaggcccgGCTACGGGAAGAGAAGAGGCTCAAAATGATGGAGAAAAAGCACAGGA aggccaagcagaggccgtacTACGCCGACTACTCGCCCGTGCGCCTGTGGATCCACACGTTGTGCACCAGTCACTACCTGGACCtcttcatcaccttcatcatctGCATCAACGTGTTCACCATGAGTGTGGAGCACTACAACCAGCCACAG TACTTGGAGGAGGTTCTGAAGTACTGCAACTACGTCTTCACGTGCATCTTCATCGTTGAGGCCCTGCTCAAACTGGTGGCGTTTGGGATACACCGCTTCTTCAAAGACAG aTGGAATCAGCTGGATGTGGCTATCGTGGCGTTGTCCATCATGGGCAtcatcctggaggagctgaagatgaACGCAGCGCTGCCCATAAACCCCACCATCATCAGAATCATGAGAGTGCTGCGAATAGCAagag tGCTCAAGCTTCTGAAAATGGCCACGGGGATGAGAGCTCTGCTGGACACCGTCATGCAAGCGCTGCCGCAG GTGGGGAATCTTGGACTGCTCTTCATGCTGCTGTTCTTCATCTACGCTGCACTGGGAGTGGAGCTCTTTGGCAAACTGG AGTGCAACGACAACAACCCGTGCGAGGGCCTCAGTCGTCACGCAACCTTCGAGAACTTTGGGATGGCCTTCCTCACGCTGTTCCGAGTGTCCACGGGGGACAACTGGAACGGGATCATGAAG GACACGTTGAGGGACTGCCGCCCGGAGGACAGCCACTGTCTCACCTACCTGCCGCTGGTCTCTCCCATTTACTTCGTCACCTTTGTCCTCATGGCCCAGTTTGTGCTGGTCAATGTGGTGGTGGCCGTTTTAatgaaacatctggaggaaaGCAACAAG GAGGCgaaagaggaagcagagatGGACGCAGAGATCGCCCTGGAGATGGAAATGGAACGGCAACGCAGGTTAAGCACGACCTCCAACAGCTCCGCCGGAGGGACGTACGTCGGGCCTTGTCCGAACTCACCTGGACAG gaGGACGAGGCCAACGACGGCCACGACGCGTCCTCCAGGAAGATGTCTGTCTCCAGGATGCACTCTCTGCCCAACGACAGCTACATGTTCCGGCCCGTGCGGCCCGCCAGCGCCCCTCACCCCCTGCAGGAGGTGGACGTCAGTCCGCAGCACCAGCATTCAG GCTCGGTGACGTCCGTCCGCTCCCAGCCGTGTGAGAGGCGCTGCCTGCTGCAGGTACCGGACGCGTCCCCCGCCCGCCGCCAGCCTCCTcccgccctccccctcccccacatcGCCCCACCCACGCCCAGCCCCTCCCCGCGAACCCTCCACAGACAG gtggCAGTTAAAGTGGATTCAGTGGAGTCCCAGGGTTTTGAGCAACAGGAGCGGCCCGGTCCCATCTATCTGCCTCCCCCGTccccctcctcgctctctccccatgcctcctccccctcccttcctcctccgcctccctcctctccctcagctctctccctccccccctgCTCCCCTTctgctttctccctccctcctcccccatcctcccccgtGCTTCTGCTCCCTCCGCCTCCATCTCCCCGTCTTCCATCGCGTCATTCCAGCCTCCGGAGGCACAGACCGCCCTCCGCCGCCTCCCTTCGCGACCCGGCCGATGAGGAGGTGTATCACATCACCAGCTCGGCCTGCCACCGGTGGAGAGGGGAGGACGGCGGGGGGCAGGAGAGCAGGGCGAAGGCCGCCCGCAGCCACTCTCTGTCCCCGTACACCACCCCCTACTCCCCGGACTCCAAGTCCACCGCTCGACCTCCTCCCCCACAGCTGCCGAGTTGCTCCTCGAGGAGCGCGCTCAGTCTGCTTGGCGCGGGATTGAAAGACCGGGACTTTAGGAAGGGCTTCAGCGCCGACACCCAGGCCCTCCTGGATGCGCCGCCGCCGTCTTTGTGCGCCGGTTACTCCGACGACCAGCGCCGCCACTCCATCGAGGTCTGCCTCCCGCAGGTCATCACCGGGGAGCAGCCCGGCACGGGACAGGAAGCCCGGCGTCCGGAGAAGGGAGGGCCATTTCCTGTGAGGGTGCAGTCGGTCGGCGGCGGCCACAGAAAGAAGAAGATGAGTCCTCCCTGCATCTCCATCCACCCGCCCTCGGAGAGGGAGGCGCCCCCGAACGCCTCGCCCCCGAAGCTGGCCGACTGCAGCATGCTGCTGCGGCGCCGCACGCCGTCCTACGACCTGACGCCTCACCTACGGGCCAACGCGGACGCCTCAGCAGACGCGCCGGCGCAGTCGCCGCTGCACGCAACGCTGACGCCCGGCCACGCGACGCCGCCGGCGCCCTCACCCACGCGCTCACTGACGCCATCGCCGACGCCCACGCACGCCTACGCGGCACCGCCTCCGTCCACGCCCACTCACCCGCACATCCCCATGAGCCCCAACGTCTTCATCCAGCCCCGGGCGCCGCTTTTCGCCAGCCCCGCGCCGTTCTCACAGCCACAGACCCGGTCCCCCATCGCCGTGGGCTACAACAGCCTGCCCCGGTTCACCTTCGACCAGCCGCAGTCCAGATACATGAGCCTCTCAGACACCGACTCGGAGCCCTGCTCGTCCCCCTTTGACAACAGACTGGGGAACGGTGCTGGATTCAGCGCAAAGAACCGCAGGACCGCCCAGTAA